In Carassius auratus strain Wakin chromosome 41, ASM336829v1, whole genome shotgun sequence, the DNA window gaaaaataaatgttttaatcaagCAAATACAGCCTTATCTGTACATAACAGAATTCAAAAACatatcttactgaccacaaacttttgaacggtactcTTTATCGATCGAACAATaaccttttctctttttttgtggaaGCCACCTTCCATTCCATCCACTGTGATTTTGAACACATTATTTCAAGATATTTCAGGTTTGCCATGATAAAACATGCTCATAACCTTTCTTGCTCTCTCCAGGCCTTGAGCTGTGATCAGCCCGCCGTGTAAAGACCCTGAAAGATGGGCAGCTATCCTAATAAATTGTCACATGGGGAAGGTGTCCCAATAATTATATCTCAGTAACTATAAAGGGAAAgggaaaggaaaaatgtaaatcgcatcatatgacccctttaagaatttATCTTAAACTCTCTAGTTTAAGACAACTGACAACTGGCCCCGGTCTCCTCTACATGTTTGTAGTTcgctgtgttttttctttttcttgccaGAACTACATGACATCGATGACACTGCTTTCCTACCACCAGGTGAGTTTGTACATATGTGAGTACACCATTTGTATTAACATAAGACAACAACAGTCTCTGTACCAAAGACTGCAGAGAGGAAATACCCCTGAACCAGGATGTTCATCAACCGATAAAGAGATGCATCCATTCACTCTGTCTCCTCAGATGGctaacacactgacacacacacacacacatcctattTAGGCTAGGTTTTTTTCTTGTTGACACCCTGCTCTGCTGAACGAGAGATTTGTATTTGATATGGTGCATGTGAAATAAATGACATCTGTTTTCTGCAGTCTTCCAAGAATCTATGTGATCAACAAAGATATCTGTGTAAGAACTGTGTGCCAGCAAGACGAGATCCTGATGGGTAAGTCAGTCAATATTGAGTCCGTAACACACTACAGAACATGGTAGAGTGGGAgtagaaattaatgttttttgaatgggccatattgttagatatataaatattgttatcaTATATTATTTAGCATTTCTACCTTCCACCATTTTTCTGACAAGTTTTGCCATAGAACATTTAGGCCTTCACTGCAAAGACTATTTTAATCACTCTTGATGAATAATTTAAACCTTAAGATCAGTTTATTTGAAGAGCACACTTGATTTTAAGTATCCTAAAGTATTCAATAGATTATTTTCAGAGcatatatcttaaatatataaaattctatCCTTCTCCATTTAAATACATCTAACATTTTAGTGAACTAATgctagtaacaaaaaaaaaaaaaaaaaatcaagataataatttgataataattgacaattctataataattaataataattcaatataaattaataatatcttACACTGCTGTTTGccgtcagtaagattttaaaaatatttttgaaagaagtcttgtgCTTAGCAAGGGTCCATTTATGtgaccaaaaataaatgaatacgaTTACAAATAACATTAAGGttatcaatttctttttttttttcagctgaaatCTGTAGAGAAAAATCAGGTTGGCCAAAACGCCAAAAGAGGACAACTAGGAGATACTGTCGCCGTGCCAACTCTAAAACCTGGGCAAACAGGGCCTGAAGTCAGATGGATGACAAGGGACAGAGTTTTGGTTCCAACAAATACAACTATGAATCTAAATGTTGAATCTAAAAATCTaaactttttacatttctaaaacaaaCCTAAGCTGTGTTCCAGAGACCTACACTGTTCATAATCACTTATGTAACttataatcattttaatgctTGAACATAGAACTGGAAAAAAACAAATGCTTGGTTGAATGTCTCAGTATTTTTAAAGAATGTATTTTAATAGGATTGCAAAGGGCATGGCAGTGCAGTGCACAACACTGAATGTTAGAGTAGCCTGCTAAATAACCACTATTTGCATCATATTCTTCTATTATACTGTTAATTTCCACACCAACCACTGTAAGTAAAAGATGAAATGCACAACAGCAAacaaaaatgttgatattttcacTCTCAAAGATCAGTCTTTCACAGAACTTTGAAGCAGTGTGTGGTTATGAATGACTAATTCGCTTTTGGACTATCATGTCTTATATGTTAGGATGTCCTGTTCTTATAGAAAACTACCAGCACAGATACATACAAGATTAGATTTATATGCAGTAAAGCATAAGTGTGTTCAGTGGataaaaatttattaatcttttacaCAATAAATAGGCCCATTACACGTAGTTTCATAAAAATTATACAGAGATAACAGTAGGGGGCGACAGACATGACAGAAAAACAGCAGCAGGCTGTGATACAAGTGTCTCCTCTAAATAATTCATTGTTTTGATAAGTGGAGATAAACAATAGAAATTATGTAATGAGTTGATTTAGGGCTTGTGTCTGGTGCCTGAGAGTGTTTAATGATCTCACTGCGGTCATGAATAACACCTTTTTAGTCAATATGTCGACATTATGTTCAGTGATATGTAAGCAAATGGAAGACACAAATAACTTTTCTTCTTCCCGGGTTTGAAAACTACTagatatgtttaaaaatgtgatttggaCCTTTCTACACTAACTGTGTTTGAGTAGCTTCTCACATTATACATCAGACGACGTCGTTTGCCATCCACAAGCATTTGACAAATGTACTTTCGCCAACCTGAGGGAGAGAGCAtgttagaaaagaaagaaaggctGATGATACACGTGGCAACTTATTGAGCAATGTTGCTGTCAACCGGCAACCAAGTTAGACACGGGGCCCACGACCTATCTAAACTATCCAGATAAAAATCTGCTATCTATTTTTAATGGAAATTTGCCCAATcaaacattgctcaaaaaaagttgctCAGAATATCATCAGCCAAAGAAGCACATTTTGGCTTAAGTGTGTTTGAAACTTAAGAGTTCAGACAACTGTACGAATCATCCTTGAAGTTATTAGCTAGTCAAACAACTCTGAAAAATCAATTACCTGAGAGCCGTTGAGATAGACTGAGGAAAGGGACAGAGAAGGGGGACAAATGAAATATAGTATCTGAGAGTCTGattcaaaattgttttaatttcttcTGGGCAAAGAACTTTGCATTTTTAAACTGTGTTACACCTGTGACACTCACCGTtagttagtgagcacttctcctttgcctaGATAatctcacaggtgtggcatatcaagatgttgtgtttataatttggTTCAGTGTAGATCCAGAGCACAATACTTCAGAAAATCATGCATGGTTTCAACCACAACATAGATGGGAAACAGATCCCCCTACTAGACGCAAGTGGAAAAGGGATACATTTCTGTGGAGGAAAATTTTGGTAGCTGAATGGAAGCCAAACAAGTGAACATGCAGAAATTAGCTCTGAGGAAAATAGAGTTTTAAATTTGCACCTTAAATATCCAATTAAATAGGAGAGATTTAGAGAGGGGTAAGTCATTGAGTGTGTACTTTTAAATGGATatgtttattttctaatatttactagggttttttttaatgtaattttctaaGGCGAGATAGTGCCACGACAAGATCATTTGTTTATTCACTAATAAGCGTTGTATATacgaaaacacaaacacacacaccgtaCCTACGCAAGCAGATAGACCAGTCATGCTaccaaaaaaacaagaaaaaacgaGAAAGAGTGGGCAGATTTGCATAAACATTTTGCACTTCCTGAATCCCCCACGCAGAACATACCAGCCTCAACAATACACATGATGTATTTGCTGTGTAAGCAACTGTATTGAAGAGTTTTACAACTTTACAACTACTACTGAGTTTACCCAATGTGGTCAAAAAAGTTTGATGTTAGTATGGGTCTTCACTCCTAAGCCTGCTGGTTGTAGTACCTCTTGGTGGGTGTAACCCTGTTACAAATTACTTAAATAgtacaatattaatttatttacacacacacacacacacacacaaacacacacacacacacacacatatatatatatatatatatatatatatattagggctgtcaaaaatagcgcgttaacgacgttaattagttgtttgtcgttaattacgtcaattttttaacgcatttcacgcatgcgcagtgtgacaaattatttaggtcaggaaagtttcgtcgatctctgaattctcaagatagtaaaaaacagcggcgagcgccgcaacgaaaacacagaagaagcttacggttttaccccagttactctcaaatacattcatgccaagcttgataaacagagacgactttggtggttgatacgctggagcttcttcctgttatagcgtcctgtgtttcacactgcgcatgcgcagaacgcatacatgcaatgcagcgaaaattacagctgtttggaaaagcatttgcatttttacttggttttactggcacttgaagccttcagaacgtgaaaatatcgatcctaaagtattgtggcagagcaaatgaacacctcctaaaaacaagagtgcccagagtgcttcttatgtgatggtggcgcatgtttgtgtttctgagttcattctttcgagtttctctatgcataatttcatagatatgtggctatatttaaccactggttcacctaaaactcttacactatctgtagttaaatggcatggtttgatatagtgctcaggtaaatttgattaagtaaatgttaaacttttgaaattcagaaaaaaagaaccacatgatgaaacaatacatgaaaattatgtatctgtgtcctgttatttatcttttggtacgcatttcagaaaaaaaaaaatggttaggattcaggtgtaattgcaaatagtgaatAATCATGAtcaatccactgaaaattctgattaatttgattaaaaattttaatcatttgacagtcctaatatatatatatatatatatatatatatatatgttgatatTTATGTTGCAAATTGATTATTAAGTTTatataattaaactttttattttgcttcattttAATATTGGTGGGATACTGATTCTTCTAAGTATCTGAAGtaatctcttatgctcagcaaggtTCCATTCATTGCATTATTTCAATCTTCAGTGACACGATCCTTtagaatcattataatatgctgatttggtgttcaagataTGAATCAGTTATACTATGCCCCATACCATACCTttaatttgatgaatagaaaatacccaagaacaacatttatttgaaaacaaaatcttttgtagcatcacaaatgtatttactgccacttttcatcatttgaatgcatctttgctgaataaaaatatgaattgaaGACTAGTGTATGTGTATTCCTGGGACAATTAAAACTATGAATCACACTGGTTTAACACACAGGGAAACAGTTCTTCACAAATGTGTCAGTGTCAAATAACAGCTTTTATTTTGACTTCCAACATAATCACATTAATGCTACATACAATACAGTACTAGAtaagaatcaagtcagattcaaGTCACAGGATTCAAGTCTCAGGTCTACAGCACCATTTCTTTTAATCCCATTCAGTTCATCTCTCAGTGTTCATTGATTTGCAAATCTCATATTTGTGATCATAGCCCGAGGAGAGCGAAACCGTCCCTCAGATCTTCAGTCTCGCACGGCTACagtgaaaaagaagaaaatactttTAGCGCTTGCAAATATTCTATGAACTTTGACCTcatcaaaatgtttatatttatatagaatgtgGATTACTACCACAAATGCTACTGTTAAATAGAGTGTTAAATTCTTAATGACCAAATTTGTCATTgctattgttgtaaaatattcaAATGGCCACACTGTTTAATCTAATATTAGTCCGATAGTTTACTTAGTATTCACATACTTTCCTTGTAATTTAATGCCATAGCAGAAAACCATATTAAAATCACTGTAAATTTGTAACCTGCAGGATCCGATTGAGTTTTCGATCGAGTCGGACAGAGTTTTGGTGAAGGTCATCCCAGGCTTTAAACCTCCTCTCCCTCCGTGCCACAAATGTTTGCCAGCAGTAGAAATAGTCTAGAAACAAACCAGAATCTAAAAAACTACAAGTGTGACATCATTTGCCACATTATATCACAAATATAAACCACGCCCCCTCTGGCCCCTCCCCTTTTACCTTTATAAGTCATCACAGAGATCTGCACTCCTGCCCTCTTCAGGTGTCGCAGTCCTTCCCTTTCCTGGCTGTCCTCTTCATCACAGAAGTAAAGGCGTGACACGAAGATTCTCAGACGGAGATTGGGTGTCTGCGACAGGAAGTGGGCAAGTTGTTCAGCGCACTTAGAGCAGGGTGACCAGGAGCAGAACCAGGTCACTGCGTAACACATTCTCACACCGTCCACATTGGATCCCCACAGCCCCGGACACAACGCACCCAAGTGACGTAGAAAGAGTAGCTTGAgacaaaacagaagaaaaaaagttacagatGGAGAAAGAATGAGTAAGTGAGTACGTTCATCTTCATCGTTTCACATTATCAGTTGATCTTTCCCTCACCTCTACATGGCAGCCGGTACGATTGCGCAGGTGTCCAAAGTCAAAAGAGAGGGAATCAGGGCCGGTGcgtctctttacaacaaaacaaaggTACGTCTCGTGTCTCCCTCGGGCCCAGCGCACATTTTTATAATGGAAGATAAATTTCTTCTGGGTCATGAGCACACTGTTTCAAAATATGACACTGTTattcattttatacatttgttattcatttcTAATGTAAAAAGGGaccaaaatgctgtttaaaaagaatgaaaacaacttttacatttaaatgttgtgCTAACATATAAATTAGTTTTTAGTTTCTCTCAAATTAAATGtgccaattttaaataaatgaaaccaaATTTGAATTCAAACTGTAATTTAATTGAATCTAAAAACAAATCTCAACTTTTGAATAATTCAGAAACTCGCCTGTGTGTCTACAGCATTCTGTAACGATCACATTGTTCTGCACCGCTAGGACGCCCTGCAGTCGTCAGTGTTCGGTTGAGTTAAGACTTGAGTTAAGTTCTTGACCATGTGCATTTAAATATAGACTCAGAGCCACGTGCACCCAATTATTCCCACAATCACTCACAGACCAATAACTGTCAGTTTCAATCTACAACTTCTGAAACTGGAGAAAATCTATAAACAGGTCAATGCACCTGCACGACATTAAAGTGCATCAACTGAATGACATCAAAGAATCAATTTATTCCTCAATTAATAAAGCTATTATAAGTATTatcatttcaaaaaaaaaaaaaaaaaagtgaaatctaAAAAAATGCCCCTTGTCTCTCACTctcacttgttttgttttcacTCACCTGTCCAGCTTGCTGATCATTCTGAAAGTCGAAACTTGCTTACTCATTTAGTCAAGCGAAAGTCAGTGAGAGTTTAAAAATGGTTCGAGGAAGAGGGAGGTATAGAAAACCTATGACATGATCATATAGCTGTAAGAAAGAGGGTCCCTGATTGGGTGACAATGGTTTTCAAACCCGTTTGGGAGGGCTGAGGTACATTTAAACATCGACACAGCTCAATAACCTGCATGTGATATTTCAAGAGATATGTAAAAGACTTACAGTCTTTGTTGCACAGACAAAGGGCAGTGTAAATCTGACATTATATATTGTGAATTGGATGGCATAATAGATAAATGGATGCATGCATTTCTCAATTTTGTAAACTGTTTATTACTTTTCCAAGCTTATAAAATAGCACGTGACCTTGTCCTAAACGTATATTAGTCTCTTGAGCGCTTGACttgttttctaacatttttgCTTCAGAAATTGCTGCCAACAGCATAACCGAAGCCAGTTGGAAATTTCCAGATCTCTTGCACCCAGTCAGGGAAGCCTCCACTTCATTTTTCCCACACAATTCCAAAAAAACAACCCAAACACTCCCATATACCTTCTCTCTCTTGCTCAGACTTTCTCTATCCGCACCCTTTCCACTTGTTTAGTTTTTCCCACAGGGAATAAAATTGTTTAACTACAGGATGTCATCCCAACCCCTGAAGACACCTTTCCAGTGGGTTTTTCCAAAAAGCCactttacactcacacacaccaatGCACAGGTAGAAAAAAGGGTTGGCAAATCTGTCTGGTTTAGGATTTACTGTACACTTGTTAATTTACTGCTGTCTGCAAATGTCTCTGGCTCTTTCCTGGTGACTTTAAAGTTGGCATCCTGTGTTGTTTGTCTGTCTCCAGTCACTCGACTTCACCCTCTCATGCACTCTGCGGCCAGGGAAATCACCGCTCCCCAATGAGCTCCCTctctagtgtatgtgtgtgtacgtcTGAATGTGAACATCTGGAAGAAATCAGTCTGCTCCCATGATTTACCTTCCGACCACAAGTCTTTCTGAGGTCTGACCACAATGTGCTATCTGTGTATAACATGGGAAAACAGAGAAAAGAGCATAATGCAGGTCCTGCTCCCGTTAAAGCTGATTCTCATGATTTTTCATGATTTGTTTTGATGTGAATcatcaaaaagaagaagaagaaaaaagactaGACTTTTAAGACAAATATAAATCTTATGATATGCACATGTTACTAATTGtcaccaaaaatatataattccgtCATGATTTaccctcatgtcgctccaaacatGTATACATTTCTTCTTTGGAGCACAAAATAAGATACTGTGAAGAATttccatactatgaaagtcagcGGGGTCCGATATTGTTTTGGAAACCTACAATCTCAAAAATAGGGAGCGAAGAACTGTTTTTGGTTCCCCCAAAGAACCTTGCAGTGGCAATGTTTTCTTAGtgtgagtatttaaaaaaatctaaataatcttTTCCCACAATATAAAGACTCTTTTGCCAATGAAAAGGTTGCATGGAATGTTAACGAATCTTCAATTAATTATAGacgccaataaagaacctttattatcAGGAGTgtatttactttcattgtacagaaaaaataaaataaaaagaaacattcttcaaaacatcttctcttTGTGCAAAACGctttgtgtttcacaggagaaagaacatcatgatggtgagtaaacgGTGACAGAATCTTTAACATTTGGTTCTCACAGGTGACCCAAAGCCCACTTTCCTTTGTTTCCTGCTTAAGGTGGGCAATGAAGACCACCATATTGATTCAAGAGGCACAACAAATTAATTGAATCATGGCCGGAAACACCAAGTCATATTTTCCGAAACGcacccacaaacaaacacacacacacacagagagagagaggcccaTCGTGCAGACAAAATCAACCACAACTGCAAACACACTTACTTTCCAGAGTCATGAACTCACATCTGTTTCCTGGTGACAATAATAGTTAGACATCGGTTAGGAGGATATAGAAGCAGGTGTTCAATCGCCTGAGCAGCTCTGTACATTATAACAAAAGCTCCTCCACAACACACCCGCCGCTATGACTTGCAAAGCTACCAAAAGGAAAGATGAAGTAATTGCGCTCATTAGTTGACTAACACAATTGCAGCCATGAAAACCATGAAAAGTGGCTGGTACTAAAACAGGTTTTTACATTAGAGTTGTGCATGACAAAGACTCGATACTGTCTGTGAACAAAAATGGGGTTACACGTTCTTCTAGTAGCGGATTCATTTTTATACCTCAATGTGAATGCACTGAAGGGGTCTGATAAAATGTAAAAGGTTTCAGGTAGATTTTCAAATCATCATGAAACTGCATTTAAACCTAGACATGCATAATACTGGCAACAGGAAAGTAATACCAAAACCAGCAAAATGAGTACAACAGGCCTACATATTTAGCGTGTTTAATTCTTAAAGTAGTTTAGGTAGTTCCGTAATCTCTTTTTCTGTAATAGGTTAAACTCCCAGATTGTAGATATGTGTTTGATTGCATTGAATGCTCACTTGTAATACTTCAACTCTTCATTGGATAAAGAAACACTGaacttaattataatattaaattaataaatatataattatataattatatatatatatatatatatatatatatatatatatatatatatatatatatatatatatatatatatatatatatatacacatatatataattatatcatttaaatataaagatgGTACATTTTCATGACCATGTTTCTTAACACGCTTAAGTGCAATATTAAATGAaaggttttactttaaagtacattttgaatgatttttttaataatctttttcaaGTTCACTTGTTTTGACGTATTgtctaacatactaaagcacatgtaaatgaTTTGATAGtgattacatttaaagttaatatatttaaaacatactaaattgcaatttcagtaattttgaaattacatgtaaaatgtaatttcaacctctggttaggcacatcaaccatgacatagttatgattgatgatcagtcATTGTTCTGTCCTGGCTGGagtattgcaatgctctcttggcaggtcttccagacagttctatcaaacctttacaattaatccagaacgcggcagcaagattcatttttaatgagcaaaaagaatacacgtcacacctctgtttaacAATTTGCACTGCCTCCCAATGGCTACTCGCATttaattcaaggcattgatgtttgcctacaaaaccaccactggctctgcacc includes these proteins:
- the LOC113059628 gene encoding single-stranded DNA cytosine deaminase-like, giving the protein MTQKKFIFHYKNVRWARGRHETYLCFVVKRRTGPDSLSFDFGHLRNRTGCHVELLFLRHLGALCPGLWGSNVDGVRMCYAVTWFCSWSPCSKCAEQLAHFLSQTPNLRLRIFVSRLYFCDEEDSQEREGLRHLKRAGVQISVMTYKDYFYCWQTFVARRERRFKAWDDLHQNSVRLDRKLNRILQPCETEDLRDGFALLGL